In Schaalia sp. JY-X169, the following are encoded in one genomic region:
- a CDS encoding DUF2304 domain-containing protein has product MSSYWLIKTLLIVAMIGITYFLVRPTKTANSLAVRRIGMLLVIVSAVFAILFPSVFNTFARYIGVASGINLLVYLLTITLFAQMASSYRRDRMLNEKLTTLAREVALARRDDERPEIDSSSGPQPPHAGDLHH; this is encoded by the coding sequence ATGTCCAGCTATTGGCTAATCAAAACCCTTCTCATAGTCGCAATGATCGGGATCACCTACTTTCTGGTGCGACCGACGAAAACAGCGAACTCACTGGCGGTGCGCAGAATCGGGATGCTCCTGGTCATCGTCAGTGCCGTCTTCGCAATCCTCTTCCCATCGGTGTTCAACACCTTCGCTAGATACATCGGTGTCGCGAGCGGGATCAACCTTCTGGTGTACCTGCTGACAATTACACTCTTTGCACAGATGGCCTCCTCATATCGCCGCGACAGGATGCTCAATGAGAAGCTCACGACCTTGGCACGTGAAGTCGCCCTTGCTCGTCGAGACGACGAAAGGCCCGAAATTGACTCGTCATCGGGGCCGCAACCCCCTCACGCTGGCGATTTGCACCACTAG
- a CDS encoding glycosyltransferase family 2 protein has translation MNEAGPRYDDSWLVVPLYNEATVIGQVIEDAKGTFTNIVCVDDGSSDGSAAIARQHGARVIEHPFNLGQGAALQTGMEFVRRQTNARYIVTFDADGQHSVADAAAMVDRARTDDLAIIFGSRFLDDATQVGWSKKLVLKTAAAVTKQRTGLNLTDAHNGLRLLRRDALQQVELRQDGMAHASEIVSQLADTGLPWAEMPVHIAYTDYSKAKGQSLLNSVNILVDLVMR, from the coding sequence TTACAATGAGGCCACCGTAATAGGCCAGGTTATTGAGGATGCCAAGGGGACATTCACCAACATCGTTTGTGTCGACGATGGATCCTCCGATGGTTCCGCTGCAATCGCCCGCCAGCATGGGGCGCGCGTTATCGAGCACCCCTTCAACCTCGGGCAGGGCGCCGCACTACAAACCGGTATGGAGTTTGTGCGCCGACAAACCAATGCTCGATATATCGTCACCTTCGACGCCGATGGGCAGCATTCTGTCGCCGATGCGGCGGCCATGGTTGACCGGGCGAGGACGGATGATCTAGCAATTATTTTCGGCTCGCGGTTCCTTGACGACGCAACCCAGGTCGGTTGGTCAAAGAAGCTTGTTCTGAAGACAGCGGCAGCGGTCACCAAGCAGCGAACGGGACTGAACCTAACTGACGCACACAATGGTCTACGCCTACTTCGCCGCGATGCCCTACAACAGGTTGAACTGCGCCAAGATGGGATGGCCCACGCCTCAGAAATTGTCAGTCAGTTAGCAGACACCGGACTTCCTTGGGCTGAGATGCCCGTACACATCGCATATACGGACTACTCAAAGGCGAAGGGGCAGTCTCTACTTAACTCCGTGAACATCCTGGTCGACCTGGTAATGAGGTAG
- a CDS encoding LCP family protein, with protein sequence MSTKDTEQPMSATPAHSATRRRSWMWLSVLLAAVLGVVLFVGTAGAILYNSLNHQAADSVLDTSHLRAQPQSAQSADEEPEQLTDSFAGREVNILLMGIDSRKDQDASIINPEDNDDTIRSDTTLMLNLSADRQHVNIISIPRDMWVYLPECQRTDGSVSYAQWGQFNWAFSYGSLGSDLAGGVNCTEALTEEITGISSDGFAVIDFTGFSRMIEALGGVDICLPDEINDPEYLDLVIPAGCQRLDPTTATQLARVRHTGDGSDMGRIQRQHLLLGAMVQEAMGQNILTDTPKLYAFLSTALDALRLSPSLSNLRTDAGLATSLTNTPPENFRFLAMPVVTADFDANRLLPKEPQNAEFWQAIKDGTQLPAGTVYSDLNGNYFTIGENGEVIEGGNPRTDDEIGSLTYGDDGY encoded by the coding sequence ATGAGTACGAAAGATACGGAGCAGCCAATGTCTGCGACCCCCGCACACTCCGCGACTAGGCGTCGATCCTGGATGTGGCTGTCCGTTCTGCTTGCCGCAGTCTTGGGTGTAGTCCTGTTTGTGGGAACAGCAGGAGCGATTCTCTACAACAGCTTGAACCATCAGGCCGCAGACTCGGTACTGGACACATCGCACCTTCGTGCTCAACCTCAATCGGCCCAGTCTGCCGACGAAGAACCTGAACAACTGACTGACAGCTTCGCCGGGCGTGAGGTCAACATCCTCCTCATGGGCATTGATTCGCGGAAAGATCAAGACGCCTCAATAATCAACCCGGAAGACAACGACGACACCATCCGCTCAGACACCACTCTGATGCTGAATCTCTCTGCTGACCGTCAACACGTCAACATCATTTCAATTCCCCGTGATATGTGGGTCTACCTGCCAGAATGCCAGCGCACCGACGGTTCGGTCAGTTACGCTCAATGGGGGCAGTTCAACTGGGCCTTCTCATACGGTTCGCTCGGATCGGACCTTGCAGGCGGCGTGAACTGCACAGAGGCACTCACAGAGGAAATAACCGGTATCTCATCGGACGGCTTCGCAGTCATTGACTTCACGGGTTTCAGCCGGATGATTGAGGCGCTCGGTGGCGTTGACATCTGCCTTCCGGATGAAATCAATGACCCCGAATACCTCGACCTTGTCATTCCTGCAGGATGTCAACGGTTGGACCCAACCACAGCAACCCAGTTGGCGCGTGTCCGCCACACGGGCGATGGATCTGACATGGGGCGTATCCAACGCCAACACCTGTTACTTGGTGCGATGGTTCAAGAAGCCATGGGCCAGAACATCCTCACGGACACACCGAAGCTTTATGCCTTCCTGAGTACGGCTCTGGACGCCCTGCGCCTCTCGCCATCCCTTTCAAACCTACGCACGGACGCAGGGTTGGCGACCTCCCTGACCAACACGCCTCCTGAGAACTTCCGCTTCCTCGCGATGCCCGTCGTCACAGCCGATTTTGATGCCAACCGTCTTCTGCCTAAGGAACCGCAGAACGCCGAGTTCTGGCAAGCCATCAAAGATGGGACACAGTTGCCGGCCGGGACCGTCTACTCCGACCTCAACGGCAACTACTTCACCATTGGTGAGAATGGTGAAGTCATCGAGGGTGGCAACCCAAGAACAGACGATGAAATCGGGAGCTTGACCTACGGTGATGACGGCTACTAA